In one window of Macadamia integrifolia cultivar HAES 741 chromosome 2, SCU_Mint_v3, whole genome shotgun sequence DNA:
- the LOC122062994 gene encoding seed trypsin/chymotrypsin inhibitor TI5-72-like, with translation MALKVVLMTVMLLFSLATMPAPMAATRVDVAKLLAAIDIPTGKKTGGSSWCDSCVCTKSSPPYCSCTDTSLCTKCICYLTVSAALLPLCESIASQFDSYCLSTVTTAERNLASLR, from the exons ATGGCTCTGAAGGTGGTGTTGATGACAGTAATGTTGCTGTTCTCTCTAGCAACAATGCCTGCTCCAATGGCTGCTACTAGAGTCGATGTTGCTAAGCTGCTTGCAGCCATTGACATTCCAACTG GAAAGAAGACTGGGGGCAGTAGCTGGTGTGATAGCTGTGTCTGCACAAAATCAAGCCCTCCTTACTGCAGCTGCACCGATACTTCTCTCTGCACCAAATGCATCTGCTACTTAACTGTCTCTGCTGCTCTTCTGCCATTGTGTGAATCTATCGCTTCCCAATTCGACAGTTACTGTCTTTCCACTGTCACAACTGCTGAGAGAAACCTAGCAAGCCTCCGTTGA